Genomic DNA from Osmia lignaria lignaria isolate PbOS001 chromosome 6, iyOsmLign1, whole genome shotgun sequence:
AAGCCGCGTACGTGCGGTTTGACTACAATATCCCACGTGGCGCGAGCATCGGCGTATACGCGCGGAGAAATGCTCTTCCCACGCACACGCAATACGATCTGCTGGAGGTGTTGAGCGGCTTCAAGGCGAGGACCACTCGGGCGTCCCATGTTAGTGTTATTGTATGTGCCACTGccccatttttcattttcttttctatcatAGGACTCGTAGAACCGCCTATCAACATCTTCTATTCAGATGTcctgaagaaaatttattttttattcttttttttttgaacaatTTCAAATCTACGGTTCAAAAGGTcgtcttttttttattatttttttccctGAAATGTAATGGAGGAATTGAGAGTATCGATGGAGCGTTTCTGAGATTTGTATTGATTTCTCGTGTAGCCTTCGATCAAGAAAGAAGTGACTCACTATATGGAGCCTGGTCATTGGTTCCTCTCGTTGTACAATGATGATGGAGATCCACAGGAGGTGTCTTTTATAGCCATAATCGCTGAAGATATGACGCACAATTGTCCTAACGGGTGCAGCGGAAAGGGTGAATGTTTGCTGGGTCACTGTCAATGCAATCCTGGCTTCGGTGGAGAGGATTGCAGCGAAAGTGTCTGCCCGGTTCTCTGTAGCCAGCGTGGTAAGTGTAGGGTTTGTTTAGGGGTCCTAATCTGGGTCCTCCCAAAAATGTATTTAGATTATCTTCCTCATCcttctaaaattttaatatcttgaaattCTAGATTTCTAAAATCCCCAAATTTCAGAACTTCCCCACTCCCAAATATATTCTAGTTACACCAATGGTCCCAATTTCAATTACCCTCATCGGTATCATTAATTTCCGTGCAATTACAGGAGAATACATAAACGGAGAGTGTCAGTGCAACCCCGGCTGGAAAGGGAAGGAGTGTTCCCTGCGCCACGACGAATGTGAAGTGCCCGATTGCAATGGACATGGCCACTGCACCAACGGGAAGTGTAATTGCGTGCGCGGTTATAAAGGAAAGTACTGCGAGGAAGTGGACTGTCCTCACCCAACCTGTTCCGGTCACGGTTTCTGCGCCGAAGGTACTTGCATCTGTAAAAAAGGATGGAAAGGTGCGGATTGCAGTCAAATGGACAAGGAAGCACTGCAGTGTCTACCAGACTGCAGCGGACATGGGAACTTTGATCTTGAGACGCAGACCTGCCTATGCGAGCCTATGTGGTCTGGCGATGACTGTTCGAAAGGTAATACGAGAGAATAGATATCTTGTAGTAGGGGGTTTTGTTGACCCTTAGAGCAGTGGCGGGCAGATCAATTGGAGAGTTCAGGTTCAGCAGCAAATGTGTTAATAATGgttttatgaaaatataatttttaaaattcaattacttATTAAGCTATAAATTTATTAGACGCGGATATAAATACTCATCGGATCCAAATTCATTTTTAGACGAAGAATCGCTTGCTCTCAGGTGTCTtcaattctttaaataaattcagTATGCATATTTATCATTCTATTCATATGTTTCCAGGTTATACGTCAATTTTACGACCGATTCTGTTTGACCCCTTTACTAATAACGTGACATTGATACCTTCTCGTTGACTAACTTGATTTTATTCTAAACAAAAACTATTGACTTGCTAGCTTTTATATGTTGCTTGTCCCCACTAATACCATAAAAGACTAGAAATCTAAAAACATTTGTGTAATTCAAAATTTCCTGTCTTTTTCAGAATTATGCGATCTGGACTGTGGGCCCCACGGCCACTGCGTGGACAATGCCTGCGACTGCCTGCCCGGATGGTCCGGCGAATTGTGCAATTTGAAGCAATGCGATCCTAGATGCAATGAACATGGTCAATGCAAGAATGGAACATGCTTGTGCGTGACTGGGTGGAACGGGAAACATTGTACCATGGAAGGATGCCCGAATTCGTGTTCTGGTCATGGCCAGTGCAGAGTCAGCAACGATGGCCAATGGGAGTGCAGGTGTTACGATGGCTGGGATGGCAAAGACTGCAACGTGCTTCTTGAACAGAATTGCAACGACGGAAGAGACAACGATAAAGGTATGGTATGAATAAAAACgaaattcaaagaaatttttACCGTCTTTACAGATTCAAGATTTAACCCTAAAAAGACCAAGAAAGGGGGCTTGTCGAACCCACCGGTCATaaagtattgaaaatatttgaaactctagaattttagaatgttgATATTTGAGgatataaaaattttggaattttagaattttagtgtTAAAATCCCCGAATGACGAGGTGGTCAGTCCACATAGGAAGAGGGAGCCTATCTTGGCCCCTATTTGTTAGGGGCCCCTCAAAAATCGAATTTTCAACATCTCTTTCATAAGTCTATCAGAAATCCTACCCCAATGCCATAAACCCTTATTCTGACCTGAATCAATATATTCTTTCCAGACGGTCTGATCGATTGCGCGGATCCGGAATGTTGCTCGAATCATATATGCCGTAGCAGTCAGCTTTGCGTGTCGGCCCCGAAGCCGATCGATATACTTCTGCGAAAGCAACCGCCGGCTATCACCGCTTCCTTCTTCGAGaggatgaaatttttaatcgaCGAGGGTAGTTTGCAGAACTACGCCCGACAAGAAACCTTCAACGAGAGGTGAGTTAACAAAGCTTGTGTCGGCAGCACGATGGATCGCGTGCGCGATTCGTATTTCGTTGACCCGcgatcggtttgtctcgttatCGATCACCTTTCGATCAAATACATACGTTATTACTCGCTCGTGGTAACCGTGTCCGTCCCGACTTTGATGTTACGTGGTACAGTTCTATAAATACACATCCGGTTACAGACACCCGGAATCATCAAAACAGATAACATATAGTGTTACAATTATGCCGTATACACCTTAAAACAGATGCATGTGTTTATATGGGTCTACTAAAAGTCATTAACGGGTGTACCGAGCATGACGTCTTATGACGCCGTCCGGGTACCGTGTTTCTCCGATTTGTATACAATCTAAAGACTAATTCGATGTTGTCCGCAGGGCACTTAAGTGCCCTCGTGCTTTCCACGGGCTCGAATTTATTCTACTGCGGACCGGTTCGGATCTGTGCCCGTAAATTTGCCTGCGGGCAACCGGGCATGTGCATTCCTGCCCTAGAAACACATGCATATACTACTATATACTTATTCGTTATACGTTACAAGAGACACTAAAGACGTATACAATAGATATATGATATATTCTCTGCGTTGTTGTGACCCGTGTGAAATCACATCCCAAAAGTTTTATACATATGTTTGTACGTACGTGTGCGCGAGCGTGTGCCCTGCACTGAACCCCGTCTCCATTCTATTTCATTCTCATTCTGAACACGATTGATCTTTATCGATATTTATACGTGTTAACACGTTCGGACCCACTTGGCTGGATTTACCTATAGCATAGAGGCGAAGGGGTTGAAACCTGTTACCCCAGGCTCGAACGTGTTAATCTatctctatctctttctatcACCGTGTCCGTCCGAGTGAAGCTTGGCGTGAATGTGTGACTCCATGTTCGAGCATCAAGCTTTTCGCTACCGATTCAGGGATCCAGAAGTCTAAATTTCTTTAtcctttcattaaaaaaaaaaaaatattactctgaactaataaatttcttttctcttctacctctctttctctctctctctctctatctatctatcttctCCATCTAGCTTTGCCTTTAATCACATCATTTTTAACTCGGTTCTGTTTTATCCGTGCTGCCCGGTCAGTATGTTCTGGAATCACTTCAATACAAGGTAAGAAATTTCGTCGACGAGAAAAaatggaacaaaaaaaaaatacacccgTTTGCGAGTTAGTAGAGTGTAAGCAGAGTCGAATAGCTGCTGCTGTTTGACGATATTTTCATGCATTTGGTATCATGTGTACATAATCAAAATCCTGCATCCAAACGGGGTTGCTCGTGGACGTTCGATTCGAGGACGAGCCCGTGTCTTCATCGTTTGTCCGCAAATTGACGAAGACAAGCTACCTCGAATGAATTGTAACGCCACGTACCGCTaaccaataaaaaaaaaaaagaaaaggaagaacttTCATAACCTCTTCCTACCTCACCGAAACCTTCATCATTGTTTGACTCTTTCTCGTTGCATGGTTTGGTTACCTTATTATTCCTACGTTGTCTTTCGTGCCTTTTAAGTTGAGCTTCTGACTTTGTGTTAATCgtgtatatgtgtatgtatCTATTTGTATTTAATGACAGTTCGACGTCGACCGATGCTTCAGTGCCAAAGAGGCATCGAGGTATTACGTGGGAGTATGTCACCATTTTGCTACTATTTTGCGTCATCTAAGGGATAATAATTTCGACTGTTAAATTTAAGGAAAAAACTCTTAAAGCATAGGTCCTACTAGGTAGCCCTGTTAATAGGAGTTCACTACCAGGTTCCAGCCCAAGACActctctttcttcctccttTCCCATCTCTTCACAGGAACCCACCCTGGACGTTCATTACTCGATACTACCTCTTTAGCACTGAAAAGCAACGTCGGCAAGACTGAAATCGTGATTCGTAAAATTACACGATTTGAAACAGGTGCTGTCACATCGAAAGAGGATAAACATAATTCAATGACACTTTTCATCGTTCTTGATATTCGAAATGACAGCACATTTTTGTTATGCGCGACGATTAACTCCAATAACACTGcaagaaataaatttacaaatgataGTAATACTGTTGTAGATTGAAAATTAGTTTAGACGATAGCAATTGCtttgctgaaaaaaaaaaagtacacaCACCCGAGCTAACTATTATCCGGTGGTCGTTAATGTTCTTATTTCCTGACAGCCGTTCGGCCGTCGTTCGTGGCCGAGTTGTCACGCACCTTGGCACCGGACTAATGGGAGTACGAGTTAGCACCAGTACACCCCTGGAAGGTTTCACTCTGACGAGAGACGACGGTTGGTTCGATCTCTTGGTGAACGGCGGAGGCGCGGTCACCCTGCAGTTTGGCAGGTCGCCCTTCAAGCCGCAAAGCCACATAGTCTTTGTACCTTGGAACGAGGTAATAATCTAGGACCTGCGTACCAAACTAAATCCTATATCGAAGACTACATGTAACAAAAATCTTCGTTTCTTCAAGGTGGTAATTATCGACAAGATCGTGATGAGCACCGCCGAGGAGAAGCAACCCTTCCATGTCCCTCACGCTTGTGCCGCCCACGACTACGACCTAATGAAGCCAGTGGTCTTGGCCACCTGGAAGCACGGCTTTCAAGGCGCCTGTCCCGACAAGAGCGCCATTTTGGCAGAGTCCCAGGTCATCCAAGAGAGTCTTCAAATACCAGGCACTGGCTTGAACCTTGTATACCACAGCTCCAGAGCAGCCGGATATCTGTCCACCATTCAGTTGCAACTGACACCCGAAGTCATTCCACCGACTCTTAATTTAATTCACCTGAGAATCACCATTGAGGGCATTCTATTTGAGAAAATATTCGAGGCGGATCCTGTGATCAAGTTTACTTACGCGTGGAACCGACTGAACGTATATAGACAACGAGTCTATGGTGTGACTACAGCTATGGTGAAGGTGGGGTATGAGTACAGGGACTGTAAGGACATCATCTGGGACGTGCAAACGACGAAGCTCAGTGGCCACGATATGTCCATATCTGAAGTTGGAGGTTGGAACCTGGACATCCATCACAGGTATAACTTCCATGAAGGCATTCTGCAGAAAGGAGACGGATCCAACATCTACCTAAAGCAGAAGCCTCGAGTAATTCTTACAACCATGGGCGATGGGCATCAGAGGCCTCTGGATTGTTACGATTGCGATGGACAGGCCTCCAAGCAGCGACTGCTAGCGCCGGTTGCTCTTGCCACAGCTCCAGACGGATCCATCTTCGTCGGAGACTTCAATCTCGTTAGGAAAATCCTCGTTGATGGCACTGTCAGGACTGTCGTTAGGCTGAAGTAAGTCCCACGATTGAATTTCTAAAGCCCCTCGCATTATTTAATATTGCTTAATTGAATAAATGTTCTTTCAGTGCTACGAGAGTCTCCTACCGCTACCACATTGCCTTGAGTCCTCTGGACGGTTCCCTGTACATCTCTGACCCCGAGTCCCATCAGATCATCCGCGTGCGCGACACTAACGACTATTCCGACCCAGATCACAACTGGGAGACGGTGGTTGGTTCGGGAGAGCGGTGTCTCCCTGGGGACGAAGCTCACTGTGGCGATGGTGCACTGGCTCGGGACGCTAAACTGGCGTATCCCAAGGGGGTCGCCATATCAGCCGACAACGTACTGTACTTCGCCGATGGGACCAATATTAGGATGGTCGACAGGGACGGTATCATCACCACGGTGATCGGCAATCATATGCACAAGTCGCACTGGAAGCCTATTCCTTGCGAGGGCACACTGAACGTAGAAGAGGTTCATCTGCGGTGGCCCACTGAGTTGGCTATTAACCCCCTGGATAATTCCCTGCACATGATAGACGACCATATGGTGCTACAACTGGCTCCAGATGGTAGAGTCAAGGTGGTAGCTGGTCGTCCTCTCCACTGCGCCTCGCCGTCCTCCTCGTTTGACACCGAGCTGGCGACACACGCTACTCTGGTGATGCCGCAGAGCATCGCATTCGGCCCGTCCGGAAACCTGTACATCGCCGAGAGCGATTCACAGCGAATCAACCGCGTGAGGGTGATCGGAACCGACGGCAAGATCTCCCCTTACGCCGGCGCGGAGTCGAAGTGCAACTGTTTAGAGCGCGGCTGCGATTGCTTCGAAGCCGATCACTACCTGGCGTCCACTTCCAAGTTCAATACCATCTCCGCTGTTGCCGTATCCCCTGACGGAGTGGTTCACATCGGTGATCAGGCGAACTATAGGATCCGATCAGTGATGGCCAGTATCCCAGACGCCAGTGGCGCCAGGGAGTACGAGATCTACTCGCCGGACACCCAGGAAATCTACGTATTCAACCGATTCGGGCAGCACGTGGCTACTAAGAACATCCTGACAGGGGAGACAGTGTACCAATTCACGTACAATGTGAACACCAGTAATGGTAAACTCAGCACGGTCACTGACGCAGCGGGTAATAAGGTGTTCCTGCTGAGGGACTACAGCAGCCAGGTGAACTCCATCGAGAACACGAAGGGCCAGAAGTGCAGGCTTCGAATGTCTAGGATGAAGATGCTTCACGAGCTGAGCACGCCCGATAACTACAACGTTACGTTCGATTATCACGGGCCCACTGGGCTGCTGAAGACCAAATTGGACAGCACGGGCAGAAGTTTCGTATATAACTACGATGAATTCGGCAGACTAACCAGTGCAGTCACTCCTACGGGCAAGGTAATCAGTCTAACCTTCGATCTTAGCCTGAAGGGAGCTGTGGTGAAGGTGGGGCAAAACAACAGGAAGCCTATTTCGATGCTGATCAAGGGATCCTCGGTTGTTACGAAGGTTGGAGAGGCAGAACAAAGGACTACTGTCCTGGCCGATGGCTCCGTCGGCCAGGTAACACCCTGGGCCCATACAGTCAGCACGGACACCTTGCCTTACTCGGTCTTGGCTGAAATCGAGCCCCTGTTGGGCGAGAGCTACCCAGTGCCCGCTAAGCAGAGGACGGAAATTGCTGGTGATTTGGCGAACAGATTCGAGTGGCGATACTTCCTCAGAAAGCTTCAGTCCAACAAAAATAGGGGCAATTCAAAGTCTGTTGCTCAAGTTGGCAGGAAGCTGCGGGTTAACGGTGATATTTTGCTGTCTCTTGAATACGACAGAGAAACCAATAGCGTAGCTGTATTTATGGACGATGTAGAGCTTTTGAATGTGACCTACGATAGAACAGCGAGACCAGTGAAATGGGGTCCGAGGAATGGTATCTTCTCCGGAGTGGAACTGGAGTACGACCGCTTCAGTAGACTGACCAGTTGGACTTGGGGGGATATCAGTGAGACTTATGGCTTTGACAGAGCTGGGCGGTTATACGAGATCAAATACAGCGATGGTACGTCTATGGTGTATGCCTTCAAAGACATGTTCAGCAGTCTTCCACTGAAAGTGACCACGCCAAGGGGAAGCGACTACTTGCTGCAGTACGATGAAGCTGGGGCCTTGCAGTCTTTAACCACACCAAGAGGACACATTCATGCGTTCTCGTTGCAGACTTCGTTAGGATTCTACAAGTATCAGTACTACTCGCCCATGAACAGACATCCGtatgaaattttgtataatgaTGACGGGCAGATTTTAGCGAAGGTGTATCCACATCAAAGCGGCAAGGTTGCTTATATCTACGACCACACTGGGAAATTGGAGACTACTCTTGCTGGTATGTATATCTTCTTAGTAAAATTATTCCAAATTATAATTACGTTGGGGTATTCTCCGGGCATATGGTCAACGCAGACATTGGCGACAAGGGGGTCCTATTTCAAATTAATCTTCATTCACTTCCGCAGGATTGTCTTCGATCCACTACACATACCAAGAAACAACGAGCTTGGTCCACAGCATTGACATCAACGAACCAAACTTCGAAATGCGCATTGAGTACAAGTACCATGCTGGTATCGTCAAAGACGAGAAAATCAAATTCGGTAGCAAGAGCGGCCTGGACAATGCCCGATATCGTTACCAGTACGATGGTAATGCAAGAATTTCCAGCATTGAAGTAGACATCAATGGCAAACAGCTTCCTCAGTTACGGCTGAAGTACAACCAGAATTTGGGCATACTGGAAGGAGTCGGTGATCTTAGGATATACAGGAACCTGTTTAACCGATCAGTCATGCAGGACAGCAGCAAGCAGTTCTTCACGGTCACCGATTATGACGAACATGGACGGGTTAAGACTGTCCTTATGAATATTCGGTCACTGGATGTCTTCCGTATGGAGCTAGAGTATGATAATCGTAATCGCATAAAAATGAGGAAGATGTTAATTGGAAAAGATTCCATGAAGAAGGAATGGGCCAAGATAGAGAAGATCACATATAATGCGGATGGACATGTCCTAGAGGTGGCAGAGACTGAGAACAATTGGCAATATGCTTATGACGAAAATGGTAACGTGATTGGAGTGACAGAACACAATGAGAAGATCGCTTTGGGTTATGACAGCGGTGATCGTGTGGTCCAATATGGCGACGTTGAGTTCAATTCGTATGATAGCAGAGGATTCGTCGTCATTCGAGGGGAACATAAATACAGGTTTGTTCAGATTTCAATTATTCTGACATTTATTTCTCTGTCCACTAATTCCCATTTCTTCATTTTAGTCAACACCTCTGAAATATACACCCACCAAGTTTTCAGTGCCATCCAAAAAGACATCCCCCTCCTGAACCtatgataataatatttcttGCTTTGTATAGGTACAATTCGCGTGGTCAACTGATTCACGCATCAGAGCACAAGAAGTTCCAGATATGGTACTTCTACGACGACCGCGGACGCCTGGTAGCCTGGAACGACGACCGCGAGAATATCACGCAGTTCTTCTACGCGAATCCAAAGACGCCGGACCTGATCACGCACATTCACTTCCCGAAATCCGCGAAAACCTTCCGGTTCCTCTACGACGCCCGCAACTTCCTTATGACAGTGGAAACCTCCGAGCAGAGGTTCTACGTGGCGACGGATCAAAATGGTTCCCCCATAGCATTATTCGACACCAATGGAAATCTGATCAAAGAAATGAGACGCACGCCATTTGGCAAAATTATTAAGGACACCAACCCAGATTTCTACCTGCCCATCGATTTCCATGGTGGACTCCTGGACCCGATCACAAAACTGGTCTACCTGAACAAGAGGTTATATGATCCAACTGTTGGACAATGGATGACGCCAGCCTGGGAACAAATGGCGAACGAACTCACTACTCCGACCGACATTTTCATTTACCGCTTCCGCAACAATGATCCAGTGAACTTCAAACAGAACGTCGAGTACATGACTGACCTCGCCAGTTGGCTGAAATTGTACGGCTATGATATCTCCGCCATGCTGGGCTCGGAGTACATGAAGCACATGGTGTACCAGCCGACCGCTACCATCACGTCTCCTCAATTAACACCAGACTTCGGCGTCATGTCTGGGTTGCAGTGCATCGTGAATCGCGTGCACGAGAAATTCTCCGACCTAGGATTCGTTCCTAAACCTTTGCTGAAACTGGAACCAAAGACGAGGAACCTTCTTCCGCGAGTGGCCCACCGGCGTGCCGTTTTCGGTGAAGGTATCTTGGTATCCCGCATCGGTGGACGGGCGTTAGTCAGTGTAGTGGATGGTGTGAACAGCGTCGTCCAAGACGTGGTCACCTCGGTGTTCAACAACTCCTACTTCCTACCTCTCCACTTCAGTGTGCACGATCAGGATGTGTTCTATTTCGTGAAGGACAACGCGCTGAAGATTCGTGACGATATGGAGGAGCTGCGCCGTCTGGGAGGCATGTTCAACGTGTCCACTTACGAGACCACGGAGCACGGAGTGGGCACTTGGAAGGAACTGAAGCTACATAACCCGGATGCCGCGGTAGTGATCAGGTACGGGGCTGACCCTGAACAGGAGAGGCATAGGATATTGAAGCACATTCATAAGAGGGCCGTGGAAAGAGCCTGGGAAATCGAGAAGCAGTTGGTTATGGCTGGTTTCCAAGGCAGAGGAGACTGGTCGAAGGAGGAGAAGGACGAATTGATCAGCCGGGGGGCAGTGAACGGCTACGAGGGTGTAGATATCCACAGTGTCCACAGATATCCCCAACTAGCCGATGACCCCGGTAATGTTGCCTTCACTA
This window encodes:
- the Ten-m gene encoding teneurin transmembrane protein Ten-m isoform X7 produces the protein MRSTNTDTDETSWCLLDNSAPRGPPDVPPRNPTMSRVNGRLPGSHTASDHERDPDLQPSCLVRSPSGGFYSIPKIPKNEYNNKNQSSGNSPIKVELQNNMDRVPLPYGHAPSMIPMRRQSIRCHFVKGVDWCSWKLIAMILLMVSLCITAVLAYVVVSSIVNRSYQGTKACTVLVGENADTKTLLSEGNKTSTSSTSSSQSNSRTRQQSSSGGSIKPSASMLEHVYIRKRRDTYNQHALHQTVASSFKPTVQLRSTVVQEDESSPRSSQPSALPLDEDRPGKIVHETAAYTDDPQPNETGSESGSSTTPMGTLLLALNLSDSSVTNSTPTTVASSSSVSVASYSYASSSVSLNRPSETPPGSAIELAYGHDSVIAVTTDPVTPEDVQSTGSTVDGGKVESSTVSEDDVSQHEESTLGIDTLDVENGTVSGVESLLESSTTGSSSVSTPGSTSDIEEPVPPVDESSAENSASEKNTSDNTSDVVKETRELSREDLSTEPDAPPSGLKSSEKSEELQRDYPLPIYNYGQEEVEIVKLNHGGESDTVTKTRLDRTSSFGNSVPRLGQNSDFRVITREESDEEFLREFEKKFREDATPTDQEEAPNDTHVPSNVPVEPNPPLTQQVKIIEVPVDRSHSSPSSASSASSSPHRVLVNITIASSDSSSKPLYVLSVSVPTDGAHQAPEVHQREESGSNVVSNTNDNRLPPPPQPPSSPPPPLWAGGECECSCPCMGSASDEWDNFSAIDENNEHEIDNSSLSVEPNKMAEEEVVKENFSTTEENGGSTDWTTANYDTESSSVDLSCSGSTPLPPEPTILILEGARTFPARSFPPDGTTFAQVGLGQKLSKEIPPYSYWNMQFYQSEAAYVRFDYNIPRGASIGVYARRNALPTHTQYDLLEVLSGFKARTTRASHVSVIPSIKKEVTHYMEPGHWFLSLYNDDGDPQEVSFIAIIAEDMTHNCPNGCSGKGECLLGHCQCNPGFGGEDCSESVCPVLCSQRGEYINGECQCNPGWKGKECSLRHDECEVPDCNGHGHCTNGKCNCVRGYKGKYCEEVDCPHPTCSGHGFCAEGTCICKKGWKGADCSQMDKEALQCLPDCSGHGNFDLETQTCLCEPMWSGDDCSKELCDLDCGPHGHCVDNACDCLPGWSGELCNLKQCDPRCNEHGQCKNGTCLCVTGWNGKHCTMEGCPNSCSGHGQCRVSNDGQWECRCYDGWDGKDCNVLLEQNCNDGRDNDKDGLIDCADPECCSNHICRSSQLCVSAPKPIDILLRKQPPAITASFFERMKFLIDEGSLQNYARQETFNESMFWNHFNTSRSAVVRGRVVTHLGTGLMGVRVSTSTPLEGFTLTRDDGWFDLLVNGGGAVTLQFGRSPFKPQSHIVFVPWNEVVIIDKIVMSTAEEKQPFHVPHACAAHDYDLMKPVVLATWKHGFQGACPDKSAILAESQVIQESLQIPGTGLNLVYHSSRAAGYLSTIQLQLTPEVIPPTLNLIHLRITIEGILFEKIFEADPVIKFTYAWNRLNVYRQRVYGVTTAMVKVGYEYRDCKDIIWDVQTTKLSGHDMSISEVGGWNLDIHHRYNFHEGILQKGDGSNIYLKQKPRVILTTMGDGHQRPLDCYDCDGQASKQRLLAPVALATAPDGSIFVGDFNLVRKILVDGTVRTVVRLNATRVSYRYHIALSPLDGSLYISDPESHQIIRVRDTNDYSDPDHNWETVVGSGERCLPGDEAHCGDGALARDAKLAYPKGVAISADNVLYFADGTNIRMVDRDGIITTVIGNHMHKSHWKPIPCEGTLNVEEVHLRWPTELAINPLDNSLHMIDDHMVLQLAPDGRVKVVAGRPLHCASPSSSFDTELATHATLVMPQSIAFGPSGNLYIAESDSQRINRVRVIGTDGKISPYAGAESKCNCLERGCDCFEADHYLASTSKFNTISAVAVSPDGVVHIGDQANYRIRSVMASIPDASGAREYEIYSPDTQEIYVFNRFGQHVATKNILTGETVYQFTYNVNTSNGKLSTVTDAAGNKVFLLRDYSSQVNSIENTKGQKCRLRMSRMKMLHELSTPDNYNVTFDYHGPTGLLKTKLDSTGRSFVYNYDEFGRLTSAVTPTGKVISLTFDLSLKGAVVKVGQNNRKPISMLIKGSSVVTKVGEAEQRTTVLADGSVGQVTPWAHTVSTDTLPYSVLAEIEPLLGESYPVPAKQRTEIAGDLANRFEWRYFLRKLQSNKNRGNSKSVAQVGRKLRVNGDILLSLEYDRETNSVAVFMDDVELLNVTYDRTARPVKWGPRNGIFSGVELEYDRFSRLTSWTWGDISETYGFDRAGRLYEIKYSDGTSMVYAFKDMFSSLPLKVTTPRGSDYLLQYDEAGALQSLTTPRGHIHAFSLQTSLGFYKYQYYSPMNRHPYEILYNDDGQILAKVYPHQSGKVAYIYDHTGKLETTLAGLSSIHYTYQETTSLVHSIDINEPNFEMRIEYKYHAGIVKDEKIKFGSKSGLDNARYRYQYDGNARISSIEVDINGKQLPQLRLKYNQNLGILEGVGDLRIYRNLFNRSVMQDSSKQFFTVTDYDEHGRVKTVLMNIRSLDVFRMELEYDNRNRIKMRKMLIGKDSMKKEWAKIEKITYNADGHVLEVAETENNWQYAYDENGNVIGVTEHNEKIALGYDSGDRVVQYGDVEFNSYDSRGFVVIRGEHKYRYNSRGQLIHASEHKKFQIWYFYDDRGRLVAWNDDRENITQFFYANPKTPDLITHIHFPKSAKTFRFLYDARNFLMTVETSEQRFYVATDQNGSPIALFDTNGNLIKEMRRTPFGKIIKDTNPDFYLPIDFHGGLLDPITKLVYLNKRLYDPTVGQWMTPAWEQMANELTTPTDIFIYRFRNNDPVNFKQNVEYMTDLASWLKLYGYDISAMLGSEYMKHMVYQPTATITSPQLTPDFGVMSGLQCIVNRVHEKFSDLGFVPKPLLKLEPKTRNLLPRVAHRRAVFGEGILVSRIGGRALVSVVDGVNSVVQDVVTSVFNNSYFLPLHFSVHDQDVFYFVKDNALKIRDDMEELRRLGGMFNVSTYETTEHGVGTWKELKLHNPDAAVVIRYGADPEQERHRILKHIHKRAVERAWEIEKQLVMAGFQGRGDWSKEEKDELISRGAVNGYEGVDIHSVHRYPQLADDPGNVAFTRDTKRKRRKSGNRRNRIHRHDS